From the Theobroma cacao cultivar B97-61/B2 chromosome 2, Criollo_cocoa_genome_V2, whole genome shotgun sequence genome, one window contains:
- the LOC18609150 gene encoding elongator complex protein 2 isoform X2, with amino-acid sequence MVSPSDAIFATSSSDGTVCIWDAVFPFSSSGGDCKLSCLETLIVGSRPMVTLSLAQLPGNTGHIVLAMGGLDNKIYLYCGERTGKFVHACELKGHTDWIRSLDFSLPVSSGEADSVLLVSSSQDKGIRIWKLTLRGSLANTEGTYRRSEISLASYIEGPVFVAGSFSYQISLESLLIGHEDWVYSVQWQPPSMAAEEGFGFYQPQSVLSASMDKTMMIWQPERKTGIWMNVVTVGELSHCALGFYGGHWSSDADSILAHGYGGSFHMWRNVGCSTDNWQPQKVPSGHFAAVADIAWARHGEYMLSVSHDQTTRIFAPWHNQEPHSDGGFGNEIARPQVHGHDINCAAIIQGKGNHCFVSGAEEKVARVFEAPLSFLKTLHHAISEQSSFPEDLQADVQVLGANMSALGLSQKPIYVNATHEISDNVGNDGLDTLESVPDAVPVVLTEPPIEDQLAWHTLWPESHKLYGHGNELFSLCCDHEGKLVASSCKAQSATVAEIWLWQVGSWKAVGSLQSHSLTVTQMEFSHDDSLLLTVSRDRQFSIFTINRTGTGEIDYKLLATQEAHKRIIWACSWNPFGHEFATGSRDKTVKIWAVEKASSVKQLLTLPPFNSSVTALSWVGLDRQRNHGLLAVGMESGLLELWSLHVGRTDGSTPVPAVTAALTVRLDPYMCHVSSVNRLAWKNRDNTENCTSLQLASCGADHFVRLYEVIVD; translated from the exons ATGGTTTCCCCAAGTGATGCAATATttgcaacttcttcttctgaTGGCACAGTTTGCATATGGGATGCTGtctttccattttcttcttccgGGG GTGACTGTAAATTGTCATGTCTGGAAACTCTTATTGTTGGCTCAAGACCAATGGTAACACTTTCACTTGCTCAACTGCCTGGAAATACTGGGCATATAGTCCTGGCAATGGGGGGATTGGATAACAAGATATATCTTTATTGTGGGGAGAGGACAGGAAAG TTTGTTCATGCTTGTGAATTAAAAGGGCATACAGATTGGATCAGGAGTTTAGACTTCTCATTACCTGTATCCAGTGGTGAAGCCGATAGTGTGCTGCTTGTAAGTTCATCTCAAGACAAAGGCATACGCATATGGAAGTTGACTCTCCGAGGTTCTCTAGCCAACACAGAGGGTACATATAGAAGAAGTGAAATAAGCCTGGCATCTTATATTGAAGGTCCTGTTTTTGTAGCTGGCTCATTCTCTTACCAGATATCTTTGGAATCTCTTCTAATTGGACATGAGGATTGGGTATATTCGGTACAATGGCAACCACCTTCAATGGCTGCTGAAGAAGGCTTTGGCTTCTATCAACCCCAAAGCGTTTTATCTGCATCAATGGATAAGACAATGATGATCTGGCAACCTGAGAGGAAAACTGGTATTTGGATGAATGTGGTCACTGTTGGGGAATTAAGCCATTGTGCTTTAGGCTTTTATGGTGGCCATTGGAGCTCAGATGCAGATTCTATCCTGGCACATGGATATGGTGGGTCATTCCATATGTGGAGAAATGTTGGTTGTAGCACAGATAATTGGCAACCACAGAAGGTCCCTTCTGGGCATTTTGCAGCAGTGGCAGATATTGCATGGGCAAGGCATGGTGAATACATGCTGTCAGTTAGTCATGATCAG ACAactcgtatttttgctccatGGCACAATCAAGAGCCTCATTCTGATGGGGGCTTCGGGAATGAAATTGCTCGGCCTCAAGTTCATGGGCATGATATTAATTGTGCAGCTATCATCCAAGGAAAAGGGAATCATTGTTTTGTCAGTGGAGCAGAGGAGAAAGTTGCCAGAGTGTTTGAAGCCCCTTTATCTTTCTTAAAGACACTACATCATGCTATTTCAGAACAGTCTAGTTTTCCCGAAGACCTCCAAGCAGATGTACAGGTCTTGGGTGCCAATATGTCTGCTCTTGGGCTGTCACAGAAACCTATTTACGTAAATG CAACCCATGAGATTTCAGATAATGTTGGAAATGATGGTCTTGACACTCTTGAATCTGTTCCTGATGCTGTTCCGGTTGTGTTAACTGAACCTCCTATTGAGGATCAGCTTGCATGGCATACCCTATGGCCGGAATCACACAAACTCTACGGACATGGGAATGAGCTGTTTTCTTTATGCTGTGACCATGAGGGGAAGCTTGTTGCTTCATCATGTAAG GCCCAGTCAGCAACAGTAGCGGAAATATGGTTATGGCAAGTAGGTTCATGGAAAGCTGTTGGTAGCTTGCAATCTCACAGCTTAACAGTCACACAGATGGAATTCTCTCATGATGACAGTCTTCTTTTGACAGTCTCAAGGGATCGCCAGTTCTCCATTTTCACAATCAATAGAACAG GCACAGGTGAAATTGATTACAAGCTCTTAGCGACGCAGGAGGCccataaaagaataatatggGCATGTTCTTGGAACCCCTTTGGTCATGAATTTGCAACAGGATCTAGGGACAAGACAGTGAAGATTTGGGCTGTGGAAAAAGCATCTTCAGTTAAGCAGCTTCTAACTTTGCCTCCGTTCAACAGCAGTGTCACTGCCCTCTCTTGGGTTGGTCTTGACCGACAGAGAAATCATGGGCTTCTTGCAGTTGGAATGGAGAGTGGACTCCTTGAACTTTGGAGCCTTCATGTTGGAAGAACTGATGGTAGCACCCCAGTACCAGCTGTGACAGCTGCTCTAACCGTGCGGCTTGATCCTTACATGTGCCATGTTTCTTCAGTTAACCGTTTGGCCTGGAAGAACCGTGACAACACTGAAAACTGCACAAGCCTCCAGCTTGCTTCTTGTGGAGCTGATCATTTTGTGAGGTTGTATGAGGTAATTGTAGACTAA
- the LOC18609150 gene encoding elongator complex protein 2 isoform X1, which translates to MSVNGKAEVKRLFIGAGCNRIVNNVSWGACGLVSFGAQHAVAIFSPKSAQILTTLPGHKATVNCTHWLPSTKFAFKAKHLQQHYLLSGDADGVIILWELSLADNKWRHVLQLPRSHKKGITCINGFMVSPSDAIFATSSSDGTVCIWDAVFPFSSSGGDCKLSCLETLIVGSRPMVTLSLAQLPGNTGHIVLAMGGLDNKIYLYCGERTGKFVHACELKGHTDWIRSLDFSLPVSSGEADSVLLVSSSQDKGIRIWKLTLRGSLANTEGTYRRSEISLASYIEGPVFVAGSFSYQISLESLLIGHEDWVYSVQWQPPSMAAEEGFGFYQPQSVLSASMDKTMMIWQPERKTGIWMNVVTVGELSHCALGFYGGHWSSDADSILAHGYGGSFHMWRNVGCSTDNWQPQKVPSGHFAAVADIAWARHGEYMLSVSHDQTTRIFAPWHNQEPHSDGGFGNEIARPQVHGHDINCAAIIQGKGNHCFVSGAEEKVARVFEAPLSFLKTLHHAISEQSSFPEDLQADVQVLGANMSALGLSQKPIYVNATHEISDNVGNDGLDTLESVPDAVPVVLTEPPIEDQLAWHTLWPESHKLYGHGNELFSLCCDHEGKLVASSCKAQSATVAEIWLWQVGSWKAVGSLQSHSLTVTQMEFSHDDSLLLTVSRDRQFSIFTINRTGTGEIDYKLLATQEAHKRIIWACSWNPFGHEFATGSRDKTVKIWAVEKASSVKQLLTLPPFNSSVTALSWVGLDRQRNHGLLAVGMESGLLELWSLHVGRTDGSTPVPAVTAALTVRLDPYMCHVSSVNRLAWKNRDNTENCTSLQLASCGADHFVRLYEVIVD; encoded by the exons ATGTCTGTTAACGGTAAAGCAGAAGTGAAAAGATTGTTCATAGGAGCAGGTTGCAACAGAATAGTTAACAACGTTTCATGGGGTGCCTGTGGTTTGGTCTCATTTGGTGCCCAACACGCTGTTGCTATTTTCTCTCCCAAG TCTGCTCAGATTTTGACAACACTTCCGGGTCATAAGGCAACTGTGAACTGCACCCATTGGCTTCCAAGTACCAAGTTTGCATTCAAAG CTAAACACTTACAGCAGCATTATCTACTCTCTGGAGATGCTGATGGTGTCATTATTCTATGGGAACTCTCTCTTGCTGACAATAAG TGGAGGCATGTGTTACAACTGCCACGATCACATAAGAAGGGCATTACATGCATTAATGGATTCATGGTTTCCCCAAGTGATGCAATATttgcaacttcttcttctgaTGGCACAGTTTGCATATGGGATGCTGtctttccattttcttcttccgGGG GTGACTGTAAATTGTCATGTCTGGAAACTCTTATTGTTGGCTCAAGACCAATGGTAACACTTTCACTTGCTCAACTGCCTGGAAATACTGGGCATATAGTCCTGGCAATGGGGGGATTGGATAACAAGATATATCTTTATTGTGGGGAGAGGACAGGAAAG TTTGTTCATGCTTGTGAATTAAAAGGGCATACAGATTGGATCAGGAGTTTAGACTTCTCATTACCTGTATCCAGTGGTGAAGCCGATAGTGTGCTGCTTGTAAGTTCATCTCAAGACAAAGGCATACGCATATGGAAGTTGACTCTCCGAGGTTCTCTAGCCAACACAGAGGGTACATATAGAAGAAGTGAAATAAGCCTGGCATCTTATATTGAAGGTCCTGTTTTTGTAGCTGGCTCATTCTCTTACCAGATATCTTTGGAATCTCTTCTAATTGGACATGAGGATTGGGTATATTCGGTACAATGGCAACCACCTTCAATGGCTGCTGAAGAAGGCTTTGGCTTCTATCAACCCCAAAGCGTTTTATCTGCATCAATGGATAAGACAATGATGATCTGGCAACCTGAGAGGAAAACTGGTATTTGGATGAATGTGGTCACTGTTGGGGAATTAAGCCATTGTGCTTTAGGCTTTTATGGTGGCCATTGGAGCTCAGATGCAGATTCTATCCTGGCACATGGATATGGTGGGTCATTCCATATGTGGAGAAATGTTGGTTGTAGCACAGATAATTGGCAACCACAGAAGGTCCCTTCTGGGCATTTTGCAGCAGTGGCAGATATTGCATGGGCAAGGCATGGTGAATACATGCTGTCAGTTAGTCATGATCAG ACAactcgtatttttgctccatGGCACAATCAAGAGCCTCATTCTGATGGGGGCTTCGGGAATGAAATTGCTCGGCCTCAAGTTCATGGGCATGATATTAATTGTGCAGCTATCATCCAAGGAAAAGGGAATCATTGTTTTGTCAGTGGAGCAGAGGAGAAAGTTGCCAGAGTGTTTGAAGCCCCTTTATCTTTCTTAAAGACACTACATCATGCTATTTCAGAACAGTCTAGTTTTCCCGAAGACCTCCAAGCAGATGTACAGGTCTTGGGTGCCAATATGTCTGCTCTTGGGCTGTCACAGAAACCTATTTACGTAAATG CAACCCATGAGATTTCAGATAATGTTGGAAATGATGGTCTTGACACTCTTGAATCTGTTCCTGATGCTGTTCCGGTTGTGTTAACTGAACCTCCTATTGAGGATCAGCTTGCATGGCATACCCTATGGCCGGAATCACACAAACTCTACGGACATGGGAATGAGCTGTTTTCTTTATGCTGTGACCATGAGGGGAAGCTTGTTGCTTCATCATGTAAG GCCCAGTCAGCAACAGTAGCGGAAATATGGTTATGGCAAGTAGGTTCATGGAAAGCTGTTGGTAGCTTGCAATCTCACAGCTTAACAGTCACACAGATGGAATTCTCTCATGATGACAGTCTTCTTTTGACAGTCTCAAGGGATCGCCAGTTCTCCATTTTCACAATCAATAGAACAG GCACAGGTGAAATTGATTACAAGCTCTTAGCGACGCAGGAGGCccataaaagaataatatggGCATGTTCTTGGAACCCCTTTGGTCATGAATTTGCAACAGGATCTAGGGACAAGACAGTGAAGATTTGGGCTGTGGAAAAAGCATCTTCAGTTAAGCAGCTTCTAACTTTGCCTCCGTTCAACAGCAGTGTCACTGCCCTCTCTTGGGTTGGTCTTGACCGACAGAGAAATCATGGGCTTCTTGCAGTTGGAATGGAGAGTGGACTCCTTGAACTTTGGAGCCTTCATGTTGGAAGAACTGATGGTAGCACCCCAGTACCAGCTGTGACAGCTGCTCTAACCGTGCGGCTTGATCCTTACATGTGCCATGTTTCTTCAGTTAACCGTTTGGCCTGGAAGAACCGTGACAACACTGAAAACTGCACAAGCCTCCAGCTTGCTTCTTGTGGAGCTGATCATTTTGTGAGGTTGTATGAGGTAATTGTAGACTAA
- the LOC18609148 gene encoding protein eyes shut — VPIRASNFHKLKPLLFLSPSFFLSPNPPPKIPLKWNPPPPPPTAAPSLSTAATTATVAPATYPESMDSSPRSRNTDSWDDPAPPPTLHSKLRLMCSYGGTIVPRPHDKVLCYIGGDTRMVVVDRHTSLSSLHHRLSFSLLHGRPFTLKYQLPSEDLDSLISVTTDEDLENMIDEYDRTYSQTTSSSKSSRIRLFLFPLNPEGTPATSHSIGPIINNSTKSDEWFLNALNGAGLLNRGFSDSATNVNCLLGLDDDRQGNVEVGLKDEGSGSQKNMNLKNQDVHSVPDSPMLETTSSFGSTSSSPLLANLPPIRVHAEDQKENKVVGVEEQFAQFTVSAAAAAAGGGGGGVKQQDEGFVVLSSPPPMPVGIAVSGGGVGLSSGVVPGEYTNRGFSDDERSDHGVPVGYRKPPPPQSQPQGLPLHNQQKSSSGHDLASPDSVSSDSSFTNPLSRQKPMIYQDPVAQIPPGANRVAANPVDPKLNISDLNTNARIQIQQPVQDSGYILQQTPFDQQQQHQPQPQQQQQFLHAGAAHYIHHHPAGAVPISAYYPVYPSQQQHHHHPHAQIDQQYPVYYVSARQPQAYNLPVQQPSISEATTAIPSSHPQTPPNPAMVPPPAAYNPMRNAPINKTEMAAATGMYRTTTTGTPQLVQVPNSQHQQQYVGYSQIHHPSQSVAPTSAATATYAYEFSDPAHAQIYYTQPLAPTMPSQYQTMTAAAAVVLPDGSSQLTTDSIKPQIRTSQPI; from the exons CCCCCCACGGCGGCTCCATCTCTTTCCACCGCCGCCACAACCGCTACCGTCGCTCCCGCCACCTATCCGGAATCCATGGACTCCTCGCCACGCTCCCGCAATACGGACTCATGGGACGACCCAGCTCCTCCACCAACTCTCCACTCAAAGCTCCGCCTCATGTGCAGCTATGGTGGCACCATCGTCCCTCGTCCCCACGACAAAGTCTTATGTTACATCGGCGGCGACACTCGTATGGTCGTCGTGGACCGCCACACTTCCCTCTCCTCTCTTCACCACcgcctctctttttctcttctccatGGCCGCCCCTTTACTCTCAAGTATCAACTACCCTCCGAAGATCTCGACTCGCTTATCTCGGTTACAACCGATGAAGACCTTGAAAACATGATCGATGAATACGACCGTACTTATTCCCAAACAACGTCGTCAAGCAAGTCCTCCCGTATTCGCCTCTTTCTTTTCCCTCTCAATCCGGAGGGAACCCCGGCGACTTCCCACTCAATTGGGCCGATTATTAACAATTCGACCAAGTCCGATGAATGGTTTCTTAACGCGTTGAATGGGGCAGGGTTGTTGAACAGAGGGTTTTCGGATTCGGCGACGAATGTGAATTGTTTGTTGGGATTGGATGATGATCGTCAGGGAAATGTTGAAGTTGGTTTGAAAGATGAAGGGAGTGGGAGTCAGAAgaatatgaatttgaaaaatcaaGATGTTCATTCGGTTCCTGATTCTCCTATGCTTGAAACTACTTCTTCTTTTGGTTCAACTTCTTCGTCTCCTTTGCTTGCTAACTTGCCTCCTATTCGAGTCCACGCCGAGGATCAGAAGGAGAATAAAGTGGTGGGGGTTGAGGAGCAGTTTGCTCAATTTACTGTGagtgctgctgctgctgctgctggaGGTGGAGGGGGAGGGGTGAAGCAGCAGGATGAAGGATTTGTGGTTTTGTCATCGCCGCCGCCGATGCCGGTGGGCATAGCTGTTTCCGGTGGTGGGGTGGGTTTGAGTTCGGGTGTGGTTCCTGGGGAATATACCAATCGGGGTTTTTCGGATGATGAGAGATCGGATCATGGGGTTCCTGTTGGGTATAGGAAACCGCCACCTCCGCAGTCACAGCCTCAGGGTTTGCCTCTTCATAATCAGCAGAAGTCCAGCAGTGGTCATGATTTGGCTTCGCCGGATTCTGTCTCAAG TGATAGTAGTTTTACAAATCCATTGTCACGCCAAAAACCTATGATTTATCAAGACCCGGTTGCTCAAATCCCACCTGGAGCTAACAGGGTTGCTGCAAACCCTGTTGATCCAAAGCTTAATATCTCTGATCTGAACACAAATGCTCGGATTCAGATTCAACAACCAGTTCAGGATTCTGGTTATATATTGCAGCAAACCCCATTTGATCAACAGCAACAGCACCAACCACAACCACAGCAACAACAGCAATTCTTACACGCTGGTGCAGCACATTACATTCATCATCACCCCGCTGGGGCAGTGCCAATCTCAGCTTATTATCCTGTATATCCTTCCCAACAGCAACACCATCATCACCCTCACGCACAGATTGATCAGCAATATCCTGTGTATTATGTGTCTGCAAGGCAACCCCAAGCTTACAACTTGCCTGTCCAGCAACCTAGTATTAGTGAAGCCACTACTGCAATCCCATCTAGCCATCCTCAGACTCCTCCGAATCCTGCCATGGTTCCTCCTCCTGCAGCATACAACCCTATGAGAAATGCTCCTATTAACAAAACTGAAATGGCTGCTGCCACAGGAATGTACAGAACAACAACTACTGGTACTCCGCAACTGGTTCAAGTGCCAAACAGTCAGCATCAGCAACAATATGTGGGGTACTCTCAGATTCATCATCCATCACAGTCTGTTGCTCCTACCTCCGCTGCAACTGCCACATATGCTTATGAATTCTCAGATCCTGCACATGCTCAGATATACTACACTCAGCCTTTGGCACCCACAATGCCTTCTCAGTACCAAACCATGACTGCAGCTGCTGCAGTAGTATTGCCAGATGGATCTTCTCAGCTTACGACTGATAGCATCAAGCCGCAGATCAGAACTTCACAGCCAATATAA